Proteins co-encoded in one Nitratireductor kimnyeongensis genomic window:
- a CDS encoding amidohydrolase family protein has protein sequence MTSINVTRRAALASGAAALAAAALPRLAGAQGEHGWIDAHCHAWSGDLAAYPMAEGRTAADLNPAEMPTGGLLKTLAPMGVGRVVLIQHIWYHGFDSSYLTDAAKASPATFAVVGAVGEAEPNGPDMMLEKKAEGVKGFRVRGFGTADWVDAPVMNGMYEMAAREHLNICPLIRNDAKMDNDALLHLAALSEKHPDTVVVIDHMGTVMPGDTEQLGNLITLARYPKVHVKISGFNKFAPPPYDALKGQIAALIEAFGIERLMWGSDLPVLEYEAPHNLAAAFALIDSGLGLSDDEKSTLLAGTAERVFF, from the coding sequence ATGACCTCCATCAATGTCACGCGCCGCGCGGCGCTTGCCTCGGGCGCCGCCGCTCTTGCCGCTGCTGCCCTGCCGCGCTTGGCCGGGGCGCAGGGTGAACATGGCTGGATCGATGCCCATTGCCATGCCTGGTCGGGCGACCTGGCCGCCTATCCGATGGCCGAGGGGCGCACGGCGGCGGATCTCAATCCGGCAGAAATGCCAACGGGCGGTTTGCTGAAAACGCTGGCACCGATGGGCGTAGGCCGCGTCGTGCTGATTCAGCACATCTGGTATCACGGCTTCGACAGTTCCTACCTCACCGACGCTGCCAAGGCTTCGCCGGCAACCTTCGCCGTCGTCGGCGCCGTGGGCGAGGCCGAGCCAAATGGCCCCGACATGATGCTCGAAAAGAAGGCCGAGGGGGTCAAGGGCTTCCGCGTGCGCGGGTTCGGCACCGCCGACTGGGTCGATGCCCCGGTGATGAACGGTATGTACGAGATGGCGGCGCGAGAACATCTCAACATCTGCCCGCTGATCCGCAACGACGCCAAGATGGACAATGACGCGCTGTTGCATCTGGCCGCGTTGAGCGAAAAGCACCCCGATACCGTGGTGGTGATCGACCATATGGGGACCGTGATGCCCGGCGATACCGAACAGCTGGGCAACCTGATCACCTTGGCGCGGTATCCCAAGGTTCACGTCAAGATTTCGGGCTTCAACAAGTTCGCACCACCACCCTATGACGCGCTCAAGGGCCAGATTGCGGCGCTGATCGAAGCTTTCGGGATCGAGCGGCTGATGTGGGGTTCGGACCTGCCGGTGCTGGAGTATGAGGCTCCGCACAATCTGGCCGCGGCCTTCGCGCTGATAGATTCTGGGCTGGGTCTTTCGGATGACGAAAAATCCACCCTGCTGGCAGGCACGGCAGAACGGGTGTTTTTCTAG
- a CDS encoding UxaA family hydrolase: protein MSGTDTFLGYPRPRGRPGIRNRLLVLNCTGLTDAAARRVAFALPGSVFASTMYGMGMVGADAGFHTAALAGMATHPNCGAVLLIGADRTRLDQMIAVVEAAKRPFVALGLDETGHDALLLGQRAIAEGARLLRDLSLERPVACPVSELFLAFECGLSDPSSGLAANPLLGCIADWLVDSGGSVVLGETIEWLGTEDELARRAATPEVGETLKRVVADRLALAHAAGVDLLGTNPNAANIKAGLSTIEEKASGAVLKAGTRAIQSVLAYAEAPATAGLHFMDAPSYSPESLTGFVASGAQMILFTTGLGNSYCSALAPTLKLTANARTAGSLSHQIDFDASDVLAGRSLQDVAQDLRKRIVATASGQLTFGEILGEGAESISRFGAAI from the coding sequence ATGTCCGGCACCGATACCTTTCTCGGCTATCCGCGGCCCAGGGGGCGACCCGGAATCCGCAATCGTCTTCTGGTGCTGAACTGTACCGGGCTGACGGACGCGGCGGCCCGCCGTGTGGCCTTCGCCTTGCCTGGTTCGGTCTTTGCCAGCACGATGTACGGCATGGGCATGGTCGGCGCCGATGCGGGTTTTCACACCGCCGCGCTGGCTGGAATGGCAACTCATCCCAATTGCGGCGCGGTTCTGCTGATCGGTGCCGATCGAACCCGGCTTGACCAGATGATCGCAGTGGTTGAAGCCGCCAAACGCCCATTCGTGGCACTGGGGCTGGACGAGACGGGTCATGATGCACTTCTGCTTGGCCAGAGAGCGATCGCCGAAGGCGCGCGCCTCTTGCGTGATCTGTCGCTGGAGCGCCCCGTTGCCTGCCCGGTCTCGGAGTTGTTCCTCGCCTTCGAGTGCGGTCTTTCCGACCCGTCGTCCGGACTCGCGGCAAACCCACTTCTCGGTTGCATCGCGGACTGGCTGGTGGATTCGGGCGGTAGCGTGGTGCTGGGCGAAACCATTGAATGGCTCGGCACTGAGGATGAACTGGCGCGCCGCGCAGCCACGCCTGAGGTGGGCGAGACGCTGAAGCGCGTCGTCGCCGACCGGCTGGCATTGGCCCATGCCGCAGGCGTGGACCTGCTGGGCACCAATCCCAACGCCGCCAACATCAAGGCAGGGCTCAGCACCATCGAGGAAAAAGCCAGCGGGGCGGTTCTCAAGGCCGGCACCCGTGCAATTCAGTCGGTGCTCGCCTATGCCGAGGCGCCCGCGACGGCGGGCCTGCACTTCATGGACGCGCCCAGCTATTCGCCCGAATCCCTCACCGGTTTCGTAGCGAGCGGAGCACAGATGATCCTGTTCACCACCGGGCTCGGCAACAGTTATTGCAGTGCCTTGGCTCCAACGCTGAAGCTGACTGCCAATGCCAGGACCGCCGGGTCCCTTTCCCACCAGATCGACTTCGACGCCTCGGATGTCCTGGCTGGCCGCAGCTTGCAGGACGTCGCGCAGGACCTGCGCAAGCGCATCGTCGCCACTGCCTCCGGGCAGCTGACCTTCGGCGAGATCCTGGGCGAAGGCGCGGAATCCATCAGCCGCTTTGGAGCCGCCATATGA
- a CDS encoding UxaA family hydrolase, producing the protein MTVTAQSVSPGDRVAYLLADVSAGGVVKAATGLLTARENIPAFHKIALQDIAAGESLHRGGWLIGRVTADIPAGAHVHVHNLVSAYSTSKETK; encoded by the coding sequence ATGACCGTAACTGCCCAGTCAGTCAGCCCCGGCGACAGGGTCGCCTATCTGCTCGCTGATGTGTCCGCGGGCGGGGTAGTGAAGGCCGCCACCGGCCTGCTCACCGCACGCGAAAACATACCGGCCTTTCACAAGATCGCCCTGCAGGACATCGCCGCTGGCGAAAGCCTGCATCGCGGCGGCTGGCTCATCGGCCGCGTCACTGCCGACATCCCGGCGGGCGCGCATGTGCATGTGCATAACCTCGTCAGTGCCTATTCGACGTCAAAGGAGACGAAATGA
- a CDS encoding HpcH/HpaI aldolase family protein, with the protein MTELPRALEKGLSFKRKLAEGHAVSGAWSTLGSPEAACLMAAAGLDYLLIDLEHGRGGLDGLAAQIQALAAFDTAVMVRLPDHDAGSIKRCLDLGANSLLVPQVDTAAMAQGILDNALFPTEGRRGVAVGAIQAADWGYAAEAYFKHANDALTVLMQIESPEAVANLDEILSIERIDGLFVGPNDLSASMGLFRQFDAPEFRRVFDRVLDATLAAGKVFGALPAPALEVKTLVSRGAQLVPAGSDQTMLRGGAQALIATLAEAGDHG; encoded by the coding sequence ATGACCGAATTGCCACGAGCTCTGGAAAAGGGGCTCTCTTTCAAGAGGAAACTGGCTGAAGGGCATGCCGTTTCGGGCGCATGGTCGACGCTTGGCTCACCGGAAGCTGCCTGCCTGATGGCCGCCGCCGGACTGGACTATTTGCTGATCGACCTCGAGCATGGCCGGGGCGGACTCGACGGCCTTGCGGCACAGATCCAGGCCTTGGCGGCGTTTGACACTGCAGTGATGGTCCGGCTGCCGGACCACGATGCAGGCAGCATCAAACGGTGTCTCGATCTGGGCGCCAACAGTCTGCTGGTGCCCCAGGTGGACACCGCAGCAATGGCGCAGGGCATTCTGGACAACGCACTGTTCCCGACCGAAGGGCGTCGTGGCGTGGCCGTCGGGGCGATACAGGCCGCTGACTGGGGGTATGCGGCAGAAGCCTATTTCAAGCATGCCAATGACGCGTTGACCGTGCTGATGCAGATCGAGTCGCCCGAGGCTGTCGCCAATCTCGATGAGATCCTGTCAATCGAACGGATCGACGGGCTGTTCGTGGGGCCGAATGATCTCTCGGCGTCCATGGGCCTGTTCCGCCAGTTCGACGCACCGGAATTCCGCAGGGTGTTTGACCGGGTTCTGGATGCCACTCTGGCTGCGGGCAAGGTCTTCGGCGCGCTGCCTGCACCCGCCCTTGAGGTCAAGACGCTGGTGAGCAGGGGCGCGCAGCTGGTTCCCGCCGGATCGGACCAGACCATGCTGCGCGGTGGGGCGCAGGCGTTGATCGCTACTCTCGCCGAAGCAGGAGATCACGGATGA
- a CDS encoding aldehyde dehydrogenase family protein has protein sequence MNSTVIEPPVLPFAGDQAVREAFATRDPATGAVVGRYAAATSEDIARTLAAARRGFAAWSAKTANQRCDLLAEWLNRIEAQTELLAGAMTEEQGKPLAESRAEIGKSLREARQMLSFARAHGGRTLPGRAPGWSNTILRRPLGVVLAITPWNFPVLTPLRKLVPALAAGNAVVLKPSEFTPAAAMGLVRAAEALLPQGTLCLVNGAGDVAASLVEADVDAISFTGSVATGRKIGAAAGGRLVPVSLELGGKNAAIVDKVANLDAALDAIAGAAFQCSGQRCTAISRVIVHADVYAAACDGLIRRLTALKPGPGRDPETTLGPITTQAQLARVTDLVRAAESAGARVLTGGQKLAVPGAPQGLFFAPTLLATDDPENPASREEIFGPVLTITRYHDDDAALSLANATDYGLTAAVFTDRLEFAQRAMSELQTGMIHINHGTAPDDNMPFVGIKDSGLGTGSVGPSTLDFYTTEHAAYVAC, from the coding sequence ATGAACAGCACCGTCATCGAACCTCCGGTCTTGCCCTTTGCTGGCGACCAGGCCGTCAGGGAGGCATTCGCTACCCGCGACCCGGCGACCGGCGCCGTGGTTGGCCGTTATGCTGCGGCGACGTCCGAGGACATCGCCAGAACACTGGCGGCAGCGCGGCGCGGCTTCGCCGCATGGTCCGCGAAAACCGCAAACCAGCGGTGCGACCTGCTGGCCGAATGGCTGAACCGGATCGAGGCGCAGACTGAGTTGCTGGCTGGCGCTATGACGGAGGAGCAGGGCAAGCCATTGGCCGAATCCCGGGCGGAAATCGGCAAGTCGCTGCGCGAGGCGCGGCAGATGCTGAGTTTTGCCCGTGCCCATGGAGGCCGAACCCTTCCGGGGCGGGCGCCGGGATGGTCCAACACGATTCTGCGCCGTCCGCTGGGCGTCGTTCTGGCGATCACGCCGTGGAATTTCCCGGTGCTGACGCCGCTGCGCAAGCTGGTGCCGGCACTGGCTGCCGGCAATGCGGTGGTCCTGAAGCCTTCGGAATTTACTCCGGCCGCAGCGATGGGGCTGGTGCGCGCTGCGGAGGCTCTGCTGCCCCAGGGGACACTCTGTCTGGTCAATGGTGCGGGCGATGTGGCGGCGAGCCTCGTCGAGGCTGATGTCGATGCCATCTCCTTCACCGGATCGGTTGCGACCGGCCGCAAGATCGGTGCAGCCGCCGGGGGCAGGCTCGTTCCGGTTTCGCTGGAGCTCGGCGGCAAGAACGCGGCCATCGTCGACAAGGTGGCCAATCTGGACGCGGCGCTGGACGCGATCGCAGGCGCAGCCTTCCAATGCTCGGGTCAGCGCTGCACCGCGATCAGCCGGGTTATCGTCCACGCCGATGTCTATGCCGCTGCCTGCGACGGGCTGATCCGCCGCCTGACGGCGCTGAAGCCCGGGCCGGGCCGCGATCCTGAAACGACATTGGGGCCGATAACCACGCAAGCGCAGCTCGCTCGTGTGACAGACTTGGTTCGCGCAGCCGAAAGCGCGGGCGCGCGTGTGCTCACCGGCGGTCAGAAGCTGGCCGTGCCCGGTGCGCCCCAGGGGCTTTTCTTCGCCCCAACCCTGCTGGCGACCGATGACCCCGAAAATCCCGCGTCGCGGGAGGAGATTTTCGGACCGGTCCTGACGATCACCCGCTATCACGACGATGATGCAGCGCTGAGTCTCGCCAATGCGACCGATTACGGTCTGACCGCTGCGGTCTTCACAGACCGTTTGGAGTTCGCCCAGCGGGCGATGTCAGAACTTCAAACCGGCATGATCCACATCAACCATGGCACTGCGCCAGACGACAACATGCCCTTCGTCGGCATCAAGGATTCCGGTTTGGGAACCGGGTCCGTCGGTCCATCCACCCTCGATTTTTACACGACTGAACACGCCGCTTACGTCGCCTGCTGA
- a CDS encoding enolase C-terminal domain-like protein, with amino-acid sequence MKFTDIEIRACRSEPDQTYSLKDGKAIDFEFLAMRFHTDEGLSVETFGFAGRSALAMGAVSSELLRPFFLGRDPDYREQHWHDYRRFNRAWNFTPSYVYAPYDIACHLAQAQAAGKPLYKHLGAVRDSIPIYGSSLTLPTAEAYAEEAKDLQARGWAAYKLHPPADLEVAFEAHRACREAVGPDFRLMSDPVNNFNLQQNIHFGRMLEELNFYWLEEPMFDECHGSLRSLRDTLKIPIVGGETSENHPAGVAELIASRAIDIVRGDASWSGGITGLMKTAHLAEAHGMNCEIHTAIYHPLELVNLHCAAAIRNNEFFEVLVPEKLFAIGLKEPIDIRDGQAHLPQKPGLGIELDWDFIDNATLKVF; translated from the coding sequence ATGAAATTCACCGATATCGAGATTCGCGCCTGCCGCAGCGAGCCCGACCAGACGTACAGCCTCAAGGACGGCAAGGCGATCGATTTCGAGTTCCTGGCCATGCGCTTTCACACCGATGAGGGACTGAGCGTCGAGACTTTCGGCTTTGCCGGGCGCAGCGCACTGGCCATGGGCGCCGTCTCGTCGGAACTGTTGCGGCCCTTTTTCCTGGGGCGCGATCCCGATTACAGGGAACAGCATTGGCACGACTATCGTCGCTTCAACCGGGCCTGGAACTTCACGCCCAGCTATGTCTATGCGCCCTACGATATAGCCTGCCATCTGGCGCAGGCACAGGCGGCGGGGAAGCCTCTGTACAAGCATCTCGGCGCGGTGCGGGACAGCATCCCGATCTACGGCTCCTCGCTCACCCTGCCCACGGCAGAGGCCTATGCTGAAGAGGCCAAAGACTTGCAGGCGCGCGGATGGGCTGCCTACAAGTTGCATCCGCCGGCGGATCTCGAGGTGGCCTTCGAGGCACACCGTGCCTGCCGGGAGGCGGTTGGTCCTGATTTCCGCCTGATGAGCGATCCGGTCAACAATTTCAATCTACAGCAGAACATCCATTTTGGCAGAATGCTCGAAGAGTTGAACTTTTACTGGCTGGAAGAGCCAATGTTCGACGAATGCCACGGATCCCTGCGGTCGCTCCGCGACACGTTGAAAATCCCCATCGTCGGTGGCGAAACCTCGGAGAACCACCCCGCGGGCGTTGCCGAGCTGATCGCCAGCCGCGCCATCGATATCGTGCGCGGCGACGCGTCGTGGTCCGGCGGGATCACCGGACTGATGAAGACAGCGCATCTGGCCGAAGCCCATGGCATGAATTGCGAGATCCATACCGCGATCTATCATCCGCTGGAGCTGGTGAACCTGCATTGCGCCGCCGCGATCCGCAACAATGAGTTTTTTGAGGTTCTGGTGCCGGAGAAATTGTTCGCCATCGGCCTGAAAGAGCCGATCGACATTCGCGATGGCCAAGCCCATCTGCCGCAGAAACCCGGGCTCGGGATCGAGTTGGACTGGGACTTCATCGACAATGCAACACTGAAGGTCTTTTGA
- a CDS encoding carbohydrate ABC transporter permease, with amino-acid sequence MNEERRRRWRQLAVYAALTVITFVLVFPILWMVSVSLKPTTETFSLPPRLIPDELHWGGYAKVLADPKFRTFLINSYVVGLAVTFLSLVIGTLAAFAFSRYRFLGDRVAKLFVITTQMVPTITLLIPFFGVIVFLGVYDTLWGLILTYLTFALPYSIVMMNGYLDTIPKDFDEAAAIDGCTPFGVLVRVLLPVAMPGIISTAVYTFLLAWNEFLFALALTRSLEVRTVPVGISMMVGEFGLKWDEMMAFSVIGSLPVLILFMLVQRFVVGGLSAGGVKG; translated from the coding sequence GTGAACGAAGAACGCAGGCGGCGCTGGCGTCAGTTGGCGGTCTATGCCGCGCTGACTGTGATCACCTTTGTCTTAGTGTTCCCGATCCTGTGGATGGTCTCGGTGTCGCTCAAGCCCACCACCGAGACCTTTTCGCTGCCGCCGCGCCTTATCCCCGACGAGCTGCACTGGGGTGGGTATGCGAAGGTGCTGGCCGACCCAAAGTTCCGCACCTTCCTGATCAACAGCTATGTCGTCGGGCTTGCGGTGACCTTCCTGTCACTGGTGATCGGAACGCTCGCCGCTTTCGCCTTCTCGCGTTACCGCTTTCTGGGTGACCGGGTGGCCAAACTCTTTGTCATCACCACCCAGATGGTGCCGACGATCACACTGCTGATCCCATTCTTCGGCGTGATCGTCTTTTTGGGTGTCTATGACACCCTATGGGGTCTGATTCTGACCTATCTGACATTCGCGCTGCCTTATTCCATCGTCATGATGAACGGCTACCTCGACACGATCCCCAAGGATTTTGACGAGGCCGCCGCCATTGACGGCTGCACACCATTCGGCGTGCTCGTGCGTGTCCTGCTGCCGGTGGCGATGCCAGGAATCATTTCAACTGCGGTCTATACTTTTTTGTTGGCCTGGAACGAGTTTCTTTTCGCCTTGGCTCTGACCCGGTCCCTGGAGGTGCGCACTGTCCCGGTGGGGATTTCGATGATGGTCGGCGAGTTCGGCCTCAAGTGGGACGAGATGATGGCGTTCTCGGTGATCGGCTCTCTTCCGGTGCTGATCCTTTTCATGCTCGTTCAGAGATTTGTCGTCGGCGGCCTGTCCGCAGGCGGCGTTAAGGGGTGA
- a CDS encoding ABC transporter substrate-binding protein: MMKIRLRAWALALATTLTPLASQAGEIEWLQWFAAEETTGFYDKLVADFEAQHPDITVKLVTQPFGKVRESIVTDNAIGVGSDVLGLNMPWTKEFLDIGILEPLDDYLAREDNSFATDDLIEAPLGKIDGKTWMVPLNAFPFVMHVNMELVRKAGFDAPPTNWEEFAAQAKAISALQDGISGIGMPFSSQPPSNGPILTFLPLLYANGGRIMDGTTPNFDNPKVVETLQFLKDMNDAGSIAPGAASRTGGVDLEEFIAGRTGFLISPGVHSSSITSRNPDLDYTLVRVPSNGEKAYRVHGWELGISADSDNKEDAWTFVNYLLSPEVNAKAAVAANALPGNLAALDAVREGADETLIKQMEILEGDTPVEEMRQSPKAAGSWSVMTEELQAMLRGDKSPEEAAAAVQARWLELAQ, from the coding sequence ATGATGAAAATCCGGCTCCGCGCATGGGCGCTTGCCCTCGCAACGACGCTGACGCCACTGGCATCGCAGGCTGGCGAAATCGAATGGCTGCAATGGTTCGCAGCCGAGGAAACGACCGGCTTCTACGACAAGCTTGTCGCCGATTTTGAAGCTCAGCACCCCGACATCACCGTCAAGCTGGTCACCCAGCCCTTCGGCAAGGTCCGCGAGAGCATCGTGACGGACAATGCGATCGGCGTGGGCTCGGACGTGCTGGGGCTCAATATGCCATGGACCAAGGAGTTCCTCGACATCGGCATTCTGGAGCCCCTCGACGACTACCTGGCTCGCGAGGACAACAGTTTTGCGACCGACGACCTCATCGAGGCCCCTTTGGGCAAGATTGACGGCAAGACCTGGATGGTGCCGCTCAATGCCTTCCCCTTCGTGATGCATGTCAATATGGAGCTTGTGCGCAAGGCCGGGTTCGACGCCCCGCCCACCAACTGGGAGGAATTCGCTGCGCAGGCAAAGGCAATCTCGGCGCTTCAGGATGGCATCTCCGGCATTGGAATGCCGTTTTCCTCGCAGCCGCCATCGAACGGCCCCATCCTCACCTTCCTGCCGTTGCTCTATGCAAATGGCGGGCGGATCATGGATGGCACCACGCCCAATTTCGACAATCCCAAGGTTGTCGAGACCCTACAGTTCCTCAAGGACATGAATGATGCGGGCAGCATCGCCCCCGGCGCAGCCTCCCGTACCGGCGGCGTCGATCTGGAAGAGTTCATCGCCGGGCGCACCGGCTTCCTGATCTCCCCGGGTGTGCACTCCAGCTCGATCACCAGCCGCAATCCGGACCTGGATTACACGCTGGTTCGTGTGCCCTCGAACGGCGAAAAAGCCTATCGCGTCCATGGTTGGGAACTCGGCATCTCCGCCGACAGCGACAACAAGGAAGACGCCTGGACCTTCGTGAACTATCTGCTTTCGCCAGAAGTCAACGCGAAAGCCGCCGTGGCCGCCAACGCGCTGCCGGGCAATCTCGCCGCGCTCGACGCCGTGCGCGAGGGCGCGGACGAGACGCTGATCAAGCAGATGGAAATCCTCGAAGGCGACACCCCCGTCGAGGAGATGCGCCAATCGCCGAAGGCAGCGGGGAGCTGGTCAGTCATGACCGAGGAACTCCAGGCCATGCTGCGCGGCGACAAGAGCCCAGAAGAGGCCGCGGCCGCCGTGCAGGCGCGCTGGCTGGAGCTTGCACAGTAA
- a CDS encoding carbohydrate ABC transporter permease has protein sequence MIATLRQMTTQGTPYLFVLPGLVILGALLSVPLYKVVEYSLYDNVIVERNPTYVGLDNYTTLLSDPGYWSAGLNTVVFTVGSVLGHMIVGIGLALLVNADINARARTFFRSMLVLPWIFTAVVVALNWQLLLNPFGLINYVLQWLGLISEPLDWLGNPDYAMWALLLISTWRGYPFIMVSFLSGLQTVPKELYEAAEIDGAGFWHKFWHVTLPQLKPVIYGVALLDLIWTFQLFPLVWLSTGGGPGRATEVLSTLTFRLAFVDFQFSQAATVAVSILIISAAFTLLYLRNEARRV, from the coding sequence GTGATCGCAACGCTTCGCCAAATGACCACCCAGGGCACGCCCTATCTGTTCGTGCTACCGGGACTGGTGATCCTCGGCGCACTGCTTTCGGTGCCGCTTTACAAGGTGGTCGAATACTCACTCTACGACAACGTGATCGTTGAGCGTAATCCCACCTATGTCGGCCTCGACAACTATACTACGCTCTTGTCTGACCCTGGTTATTGGAGCGCGGGCCTCAACACCGTGGTCTTCACCGTGGGTTCGGTTCTGGGCCATATGATTGTCGGCATCGGGCTGGCGCTTCTGGTCAACGCCGATATCAACGCGCGCGCCCGGACCTTCTTTCGTTCGATGCTGGTGCTGCCGTGGATTTTCACCGCCGTCGTGGTCGCCCTGAACTGGCAATTGCTGCTCAATCCCTTTGGCCTGATCAACTATGTCTTGCAATGGCTGGGACTGATATCTGAGCCCCTCGACTGGCTGGGCAACCCCGACTACGCCATGTGGGCGCTTTTGTTGATTTCCACCTGGCGCGGCTATCCCTTCATCATGGTCAGCTTCCTGTCGGGTCTGCAGACCGTTCCCAAGGAGCTCTACGAGGCCGCCGAAATCGACGGTGCCGGATTCTGGCACAAGTTCTGGCACGTCACCTTGCCGCAGCTGAAACCGGTGATCTACGGCGTTGCGCTGCTTGATCTCATCTGGACCTTCCAGCTGTTTCCGCTGGTCTGGCTCTCGACAGGCGGGGGACCGGGGCGCGCGACGGAGGTTCTGTCCACGCTCACCTTCCGCCTCGCCTTTGTCGACTTTCAATTCTCTCAGGCGGCCACCGTCGCCGTTTCGATCCTCATCATCTCGGCTGCTTTCACGTTGCTCTATCTGCGCAACGAAGCACGCCGCGTGTAA
- a CDS encoding ABC transporter ATP-binding protein: MSRIEIRNLVKMYGTHQALHGIDISIQPGEFCVLVGPSGCGKSTTLRMVAGLETISGGEIVIGERVVNGLRPKERGIAMVFQNYALYPSKTVYNNMAFSLQLSKMPKAEIDRRVREVAEILELTQLLDRKPGALSGGQRQRVAMGRAIVRDPEVFLFDEPLSNLDAKLRGQMRAEIKRLHQRLKNTIIYVTHDQVEAMTLADRIVIMRDGRIEQQGTPDSIFHDPDTVFVAGFMGSPAMNLIDCMVTPDGLRLGETDLVCTTPEGLRAGDRVTFGIRPDDVRPAADLPNGVPATLPVDLIEQLGTEKLLHFRAGPHDLIGKTGGRMDMAEGSAQTLAFDMAHAFFFDANTGRRIR, encoded by the coding sequence ATGTCACGCATTGAAATCCGAAACCTCGTAAAGATGTACGGCACGCATCAAGCTTTGCACGGGATCGACATCTCTATCCAGCCGGGCGAGTTCTGCGTTCTCGTCGGTCCCTCGGGTTGCGGCAAGTCAACCACGCTCCGCATGGTGGCGGGGCTGGAGACCATCTCGGGCGGCGAGATCGTCATCGGCGAGCGCGTGGTCAACGGGCTTAGGCCGAAGGAACGCGGCATCGCCATGGTGTTTCAGAACTATGCGCTTTACCCGTCGAAGACGGTCTACAACAACATGGCGTTCTCGTTGCAGCTGTCGAAAATGCCGAAAGCCGAAATCGACCGCCGCGTGCGCGAGGTGGCCGAAATCCTCGAGCTGACACAATTGCTCGATCGCAAGCCTGGCGCCCTTTCCGGCGGTCAGCGCCAGCGTGTCGCCATGGGACGCGCCATCGTCCGCGACCCCGAGGTGTTCCTCTTCGACGAACCGCTGTCCAACCTCGATGCCAAGCTCCGCGGCCAGATGCGGGCCGAGATCAAACGCCTGCACCAGAGGCTGAAAAACACGATCATCTATGTCACCCACGACCAGGTGGAGGCGATGACCCTGGCCGACCGCATCGTCATCATGCGAGACGGGCGGATCGAGCAGCAGGGTACCCCTGACTCAATCTTCCACGATCCCGACACTGTTTTCGTGGCCGGGTTCATGGGCAGCCCGGCAATGAACCTGATCGACTGCATGGTGACGCCGGACGGGTTACGGTTGGGCGAAACAGACCTCGTCTGCACCACGCCCGAAGGGCTGCGCGCCGGTGACCGCGTGACCTTCGGTATTCGCCCGGACGATGTGCGCCCGGCTGCGGACCTGCCGAACGGCGTGCCCGCCACTTTGCCGGTGGATCTAATTGAACAGCTCGGCACCGAGAAGCTTCTCCATTTTCGCGCCGGCCCGCATGATCTCATCGGCAAGACCGGAGGCCGGATGGATATGGCTGAAGGCAGCGCGCAGACGCTGGCTTTCGACATGGCGCACGCCTTCTTCTTTGATGCGAACACCGGGCGGCGTATTCGATGA